A region from the Anoplolepis gracilipes chromosome 2, ASM4749672v1, whole genome shotgun sequence genome encodes:
- the Liprin-gamma gene encoding uncharacterized protein Liprin-gamma isoform X8: protein MSAAVENGVDASRKPRGGVFAEAFAKRAQPLEEALKTLNHLNEEGEALALQDDLTTHPTLALMRRILADAQAKFRVMVEENAATGARLDGELERARGECATLRGELRDVRGALPIVLNNNNAGNNGGTNSNNNPGTATGASGGNPGQETEVQQQEDGKRLSAGSSPVEKRSSASDKSASPIDKRTSPVDRKDRSSPVDRRASPIERRNGSPCRSPSEKARRPYAPALEKTRLGGSGGSVDSRSGSASPDRGSANRGSGFLHRGGSDRSSVERLRISTNRDSLRSSKEMNDHDQKDADKDLVDGDARGDEDNEPPGPAPGSRPSSPANSLGIGDPVVASRLSNIHGGGHTELASARRLRLENERLVAEVARLRRLLLSGAARGEVGAEDAAMEEEARFVALEMELQHAKEALQALKTDRKRLKAEKFDLLNQMKALYGTLEDKERELRDFIRNYEQRMRENEATLGRLQQQGAGIPSEERERERERERWSLLRAARDEADRSLSLAASLADKEAALSHAHATIKELQRQLAERGGGGGICLSDQESLVSFPRGSVNGAATPGAGSSSGGGGGGGGCAVIPHVNSQPPLGITELGVSVGNAGGGVGAGGSSGGQAGDRGSCSADSGVRGSSDRESGGATSVGGNLSDSTTDGTPTITVEGSGLDMDSISVVSSVAPPHIYQSATTPKDCSPTLSPLNAFSRSMDNSSLSRSVEQLSSPLESEPRRNKQPPPVVAPAAHSRSSATRGGTWGSISRVFARSRHRKTANSTSAGSGSNEAADGFDPYRSWSPLTEEGYAEKLRLLREAASVPMERWRAPTVLAWLEVALGMPQYGPRCAENVKSGKVLLELSDAELEAGLGVTHPLHRKKLRLAIEEHRHPSHVRYPCIAQLGHTWVSSEWLPDLGLAQYSESFATNMVDARMLDHLSKKELEKLLGVTRKFHQASIVHGIHLLRMLNYDRQALAVRRHQCEQVDTDPLVWTNQRFIRWARNIDLTEYAENLKDSGVHGALVVLEPSFTGDTMATALGIPPAKHMIRRHLTAELEALVLPARSQLEVVPRNSTGGGGRPMSTASAGGSLGRGNRALHLQHHQSSLSALHMTANHTGTVDRRRSSLRIHQNFA, encoded by the exons GCAAAATTCCGCGTGATGGTGGAGGAGAACGCAGCGACCGGCGCCCGGCTCGACGGCGAGCTGGAGCGCGCCAGGGGCGAGTGCGCGACTCTTCGGGGTGAGTTGCGCGACGTCCGCGGCGCTCTGCCGATCGTACTGAACAACAACAATGCCGGCAACAACGGCGGCACCAACAGCAACAACAATCCCGGTACGGCGACCGGCGCCTCCGGTGGAAACCCCGGTCAGGAAACCGAGGTTCAGCAACAGGAGGACGGCAAGCGACTCAGCGCCGGCAGCAGCCCCGTCGAGAAGAGGAGCTCGGCCAGCGATAAATCCGCCAGTCCCATCGACAAGAGAACCAGTCCGGTAGACAGGAAGGACAGAAGCAGCCCCGTCGATCGGCGAGCCAGTCCCATAG AACGAAGGAATGGCTCGCCCTGCCGTAGCCCGAGCGAGAAGGCCCGTCGACCGTACGCCCCCGCTCTGGAGAAGACGCGGCTGGGTGGCTCCGGCGGCAGCGTGGATTCCCGATCTGGCAGCGCGAGCCCGGATCGGGGCTCGGCCAATCGGGGAAGCGGTTTCCTGCATCGCGGTGGCAGCGACCGTTCCAGCGTAGAACGGCTCCGGATATCGACTAATCGCGACTCCCTGCGATCCAGCAAGGAGATGAACGACCACGACCAGAAGGACGCCGATAAGGATCTGGTGGACGGTGACGCGCGTGGCGACGAGGACAATGAACCGCCCGGACCGGCACCGGGTAGCAGACCGTCGTCCCCGGCTAATTCCCTCG GAATTGGCGATCCAGTGGTGGCGTCCAGACTGTCCAACATTCATGGCGGCGGGCACACAGAATTGGCCAGCGCCAGAAGATTGCGACTGGAGAACGAGCGACTGGTGGCCGAGGTCGCGAGGTTGAGGAGGCTGTTGttgagcggcgcggcgcgcgGCGAGGTCGGCGCCGAGGACGCCGCGATGGAGGAGGAGGCCCGCTTCGTCGCCCTGGAAATGGAACTGCAGCACGCGAAGGAAGCGCTGCAGGCATTGAAGACCGACCGAAAGCGGCTCAAAGCGGAGAAGTTCGATCTGCTCAATCAGATGAAGGCGCTTTACGGCACCCTCGAGGACAAGGAGCGCGAACTGCGCGATTTTATACGAAATTACGAACAG CGGATGCGGGAGAACGAGGCGACCCTGGGACGTCTTCAGCAGCAAGGAGCCGGCATACCGTCAGAGGAACGTGAACGGGAAAGGGAGAGGGAACGCTGGAGTCTTTTAAGGGCGGCGAGGGACGAGGCCGATCGAAGCCTGAGCCTCGCGGCTAGTTTGGCGGACAAAGAAGCCGCCCTCTCGCACGCACACGCGACCATAAAAGAG CTGCAACGTCAGCTGGCGGaacgcggcggcggcggcgggaTCTGCCTGAGCGATCAGGAGTCCCTGGTATCGTTTCCACGAGGCAGCGTGAACGGCGCCGCGACTCCCGGTGCCGGGAGCAGcagcggcggtggcggcggtggtGGAGGCTGCGCTGTCATCCCCCACGTGAATTCACAGCCGCCGTTGGGCATCACCGAACTCGGCGTGTCCGTGGGAAACGCGGGCGGCGGTGTAGGTGCGGGAGGATCCTCTGGCGGTCAGGCCGGCGATCGCGGCAGCTGCAGCGCTGACAGCGGGGTCCGCGGGTCAAGCGACCGCGAAAGCGGTGGCGCGACCAGCGTCGGCGGAAATCTCTCGGACTCCACGACGGACG GCACGCCGACAATTACGGTCGAGGGCAGCGGTCTCGACATGGACAGCATCTCCGTGGTATCCTCCGTAGCACCACCCCATATATACCAAT CCGCGACCACGCCGAAGGATTGCAGTCCCACGTTATCGCCGCTAAACGCATTCTCAAGGTCCATGGACAATTCTTCGCTATCGCGATCCGTCGAGCAGCTATCCAGCCCGCTGGAATCCGAACCGAGGAGGAACAAGCAGCCGCCACCTGTCGTCGCACCTGCCGCGCATTCGCGATCATCCGCCACTCGCGGCGGCACATGGGGATCCATTTCAAG AGTGTTCGCCCGTTCGCGACATCGGAAGACGGCAAACAGCACCAGCGCCGGAAGCGGCAGCAACGAGGCCGCGGATGGCTTTGATCCATATCGATCGTGGTCGCCGCTGACCGAAGAGGGTTACGCCGAAAAACTTCGTTTGCTTCGTGAAGCGGCCTCCGTGCCTATGGAACGATGGCGAGCCCCGACTGTTTTAGCCTGGTTAGAGGTTGCTCTCGGGATGCCGCAGTATGGTCCACGATGCGCCGAGAATGTGAAATCGGGCAAG GTTTTACTCGAGTTAAGCGATGCCGAGCTAGAGGCCGGTTTAGGCGTGACGCATCCACTTCATCGAAAGAAGCTGCGCCTGGCCATCGAGGAACACCGGCATCCAAGCCACGTTCGGTACCCTTGCATCGCTCAACTCGGTCATACTTGGGTCAGCTCCGAATGGCTGCCGGATCTCGGCCTGGCCCAGTACTCGGAAAGTTTTGCCACCAACATGGTGGATGCACGTATGCTGGACCATCTGAGCAAAAAAGAGCTCGAGAAGCTTCTCGGAGTCACGAGGAAGTTTCATCAGGCGAGCATCGTTCACGGTATTCATCTGCTGCGAATGCTGAATTATGATCGACAG GCGCTCGCTGTCAGGAGACATCAATGCGAGCAGGTTGATACGGATCCTTTGGTCTGGACGAATCAAAGGTTCATTCGGTGGGCGAGGAATATCGATCTCACGGAATACGCCGAGAATTTGAAAG ACTCGGGTGTACACGGTGCCCTGGTTGTATTGGAACCGTCGTTCACTGGCGACACCATGGCCACCGCGTTGGGCATACCGCCGGCCAAGCATATGATTAGACGGCACCTAACCGCCGAATTGGAAGCGCTCGTTCTGCCAGCAAG AAGTCAGCTGGAGGTGGTCCCGAGGAACAGCACCGGCGGAGGTGGCCGTCCGATgagcaccgcgagcgcgggcggtAGTCTGGGTCGCGGGAACAGGGCCCTTCATCTACAGCACCATCAGAGCTCGTTGTCGGCCCTCCACATGACGGCGAATCACACCGGCACCGTCGACAGACGCAGATCCAGCCTCAGG ATCCATCAAAATTTCGCATGA
- the Liprin-gamma gene encoding uncharacterized protein Liprin-gamma isoform X4, protein MSAAVENGVDASRKPRGGVFAEAFAKRAQPLEEALKTLNHLNEEGEALALQDDLTTHPTLALMRRILADAQAKFRVMVEENAATGARLDGELERARGECATLRGELRDVRGALPIVLNNNNAGNNGGTNSNNNPGTATGASGGNPGQETEVQQQEDGKRLSAGSSPVEKRSSASDKSASPIDKRTSPVDRKDRSSPVDRRASPIERRNGSPCRSPSEKARRPYAPALEKTRLGGSGGSVDSRSGSASPDRGSANRGSGFLHRGGSDRSSVERLRISTNRDSLRSSKEMNDHDQKDADKDLVDGDARGDEDNEPPGPAPGSRPSSPANSLGIGDPVVASRLSNIHGGGHTELASARRLRLENERLVAEVARLRRLLLSGAARGEVGAEDAAMEEEARFVALEMELQHAKEALQALKTDRKRLKAEKFDLLNQMKALYGTLEDKERELRDFIRNYEQRMRENEATLGRLQQQGAGIPSEERERERERERWSLLRAARDEADRSLSLAASLADKEAALSHAHATIKELQRQLAERGGGGGICLSDQESLVSFPRGSVNGAATPGAGSSSGGGGGGGGCAVIPHVNSQPPLGITELGVSVGNAGGGVGAGGSSGGQAGDRGSCSADSGVRGSSDRESGGATSVGGNLSDSTTDGTPTITVEGSGLDMDSISVVSSVAPPHIYQSATTPKDCSPTLSPLNAFSRSMDNSSLSRSVEQLSSPLESEPRRNKQPPPVVAPAAHSRSSATRGGTWGSISRVFARSRHRKTANSTSAGSGSNEAADGFDPYRSWSPLTEEGYAEKLRLLREAASVPMERWRAPTVLAWLEVALGMPQYGPRCAENVKSGKVLLELSDAELEAGLGVTHPLHRKKLRLAIEEHRHPSHVRYPCIAQLGHTWVSSEWLPDLGLAQYSESFATNMVDARMLDHLSKKELEKLLGVTRKFHQASIVHGIHLLRMLNYDRQALAVRRHQCEQVDTDPLVWTNQRFIRWARNIDLTEYAENLKDSGVHGALVVLEPSFTGDTMATALGIPPAKHMIRRHLTAELEALVLPARSQLEVVPRNSTGGGGRPMSTASAGGSLGRGNRALHLQHHQSSLSALHMTANHTGTVDRRRSSLRLSWRSSQGSLSRAFGLRPRSEKASPSSSSDTGSLVSQCQYMSSSVRSTSPPPPQLPPRPMTSGSGSGKRHRRVKSIGDIEYISTAAVSTPV, encoded by the exons GCAAAATTCCGCGTGATGGTGGAGGAGAACGCAGCGACCGGCGCCCGGCTCGACGGCGAGCTGGAGCGCGCCAGGGGCGAGTGCGCGACTCTTCGGGGTGAGTTGCGCGACGTCCGCGGCGCTCTGCCGATCGTACTGAACAACAACAATGCCGGCAACAACGGCGGCACCAACAGCAACAACAATCCCGGTACGGCGACCGGCGCCTCCGGTGGAAACCCCGGTCAGGAAACCGAGGTTCAGCAACAGGAGGACGGCAAGCGACTCAGCGCCGGCAGCAGCCCCGTCGAGAAGAGGAGCTCGGCCAGCGATAAATCCGCCAGTCCCATCGACAAGAGAACCAGTCCGGTAGACAGGAAGGACAGAAGCAGCCCCGTCGATCGGCGAGCCAGTCCCATAG AACGAAGGAATGGCTCGCCCTGCCGTAGCCCGAGCGAGAAGGCCCGTCGACCGTACGCCCCCGCTCTGGAGAAGACGCGGCTGGGTGGCTCCGGCGGCAGCGTGGATTCCCGATCTGGCAGCGCGAGCCCGGATCGGGGCTCGGCCAATCGGGGAAGCGGTTTCCTGCATCGCGGTGGCAGCGACCGTTCCAGCGTAGAACGGCTCCGGATATCGACTAATCGCGACTCCCTGCGATCCAGCAAGGAGATGAACGACCACGACCAGAAGGACGCCGATAAGGATCTGGTGGACGGTGACGCGCGTGGCGACGAGGACAATGAACCGCCCGGACCGGCACCGGGTAGCAGACCGTCGTCCCCGGCTAATTCCCTCG GAATTGGCGATCCAGTGGTGGCGTCCAGACTGTCCAACATTCATGGCGGCGGGCACACAGAATTGGCCAGCGCCAGAAGATTGCGACTGGAGAACGAGCGACTGGTGGCCGAGGTCGCGAGGTTGAGGAGGCTGTTGttgagcggcgcggcgcgcgGCGAGGTCGGCGCCGAGGACGCCGCGATGGAGGAGGAGGCCCGCTTCGTCGCCCTGGAAATGGAACTGCAGCACGCGAAGGAAGCGCTGCAGGCATTGAAGACCGACCGAAAGCGGCTCAAAGCGGAGAAGTTCGATCTGCTCAATCAGATGAAGGCGCTTTACGGCACCCTCGAGGACAAGGAGCGCGAACTGCGCGATTTTATACGAAATTACGAACAG CGGATGCGGGAGAACGAGGCGACCCTGGGACGTCTTCAGCAGCAAGGAGCCGGCATACCGTCAGAGGAACGTGAACGGGAAAGGGAGAGGGAACGCTGGAGTCTTTTAAGGGCGGCGAGGGACGAGGCCGATCGAAGCCTGAGCCTCGCGGCTAGTTTGGCGGACAAAGAAGCCGCCCTCTCGCACGCACACGCGACCATAAAAGAG CTGCAACGTCAGCTGGCGGaacgcggcggcggcggcgggaTCTGCCTGAGCGATCAGGAGTCCCTGGTATCGTTTCCACGAGGCAGCGTGAACGGCGCCGCGACTCCCGGTGCCGGGAGCAGcagcggcggtggcggcggtggtGGAGGCTGCGCTGTCATCCCCCACGTGAATTCACAGCCGCCGTTGGGCATCACCGAACTCGGCGTGTCCGTGGGAAACGCGGGCGGCGGTGTAGGTGCGGGAGGATCCTCTGGCGGTCAGGCCGGCGATCGCGGCAGCTGCAGCGCTGACAGCGGGGTCCGCGGGTCAAGCGACCGCGAAAGCGGTGGCGCGACCAGCGTCGGCGGAAATCTCTCGGACTCCACGACGGACG GCACGCCGACAATTACGGTCGAGGGCAGCGGTCTCGACATGGACAGCATCTCCGTGGTATCCTCCGTAGCACCACCCCATATATACCAAT CCGCGACCACGCCGAAGGATTGCAGTCCCACGTTATCGCCGCTAAACGCATTCTCAAGGTCCATGGACAATTCTTCGCTATCGCGATCCGTCGAGCAGCTATCCAGCCCGCTGGAATCCGAACCGAGGAGGAACAAGCAGCCGCCACCTGTCGTCGCACCTGCCGCGCATTCGCGATCATCCGCCACTCGCGGCGGCACATGGGGATCCATTTCAAG AGTGTTCGCCCGTTCGCGACATCGGAAGACGGCAAACAGCACCAGCGCCGGAAGCGGCAGCAACGAGGCCGCGGATGGCTTTGATCCATATCGATCGTGGTCGCCGCTGACCGAAGAGGGTTACGCCGAAAAACTTCGTTTGCTTCGTGAAGCGGCCTCCGTGCCTATGGAACGATGGCGAGCCCCGACTGTTTTAGCCTGGTTAGAGGTTGCTCTCGGGATGCCGCAGTATGGTCCACGATGCGCCGAGAATGTGAAATCGGGCAAG GTTTTACTCGAGTTAAGCGATGCCGAGCTAGAGGCCGGTTTAGGCGTGACGCATCCACTTCATCGAAAGAAGCTGCGCCTGGCCATCGAGGAACACCGGCATCCAAGCCACGTTCGGTACCCTTGCATCGCTCAACTCGGTCATACTTGGGTCAGCTCCGAATGGCTGCCGGATCTCGGCCTGGCCCAGTACTCGGAAAGTTTTGCCACCAACATGGTGGATGCACGTATGCTGGACCATCTGAGCAAAAAAGAGCTCGAGAAGCTTCTCGGAGTCACGAGGAAGTTTCATCAGGCGAGCATCGTTCACGGTATTCATCTGCTGCGAATGCTGAATTATGATCGACAG GCGCTCGCTGTCAGGAGACATCAATGCGAGCAGGTTGATACGGATCCTTTGGTCTGGACGAATCAAAGGTTCATTCGGTGGGCGAGGAATATCGATCTCACGGAATACGCCGAGAATTTGAAAG ACTCGGGTGTACACGGTGCCCTGGTTGTATTGGAACCGTCGTTCACTGGCGACACCATGGCCACCGCGTTGGGCATACCGCCGGCCAAGCATATGATTAGACGGCACCTAACCGCCGAATTGGAAGCGCTCGTTCTGCCAGCAAG AAGTCAGCTGGAGGTGGTCCCGAGGAACAGCACCGGCGGAGGTGGCCGTCCGATgagcaccgcgagcgcgggcggtAGTCTGGGTCGCGGGAACAGGGCCCTTCATCTACAGCACCATCAGAGCTCGTTGTCGGCCCTCCACATGACGGCGAATCACACCGGCACCGTCGACAGACGCAGATCCAGCCTCAGG TTGTCGTGGAGGAGCTCACAG GGATCCTTGAGCAGAGCGTTCGGTCTCCGGCCTAGAAGCGAGAAGGCATCACCATCGTCGTCCTCGGACACCGGCAGCCTCGTCAGCCAATGTCAGTATATGAGCAGCAGCGTTCGCAGCACctcgccgccaccgccgcagCTTCCGCCGCGGCCGATGACATCCGGCAGTGGTAGTGGCAAACGACACCGTCGCGTCAAGAGCATCGGCGACATCGAGTACATAAGCACGGCCGCGGTGAGCACCCCGGTCTGA
- the Liprin-gamma gene encoding kazrin isoform X9, translated as MSAAVENGVDASRKPRGGVFAEAFAKRAQPLEEALKTLNHLNEEGEALALQDDLTTHPTLALMRRILADAQAKFRVMVEENAATGARLDGELERARGECATLRGELRDVRGALPIVLNNNNAGNNGGTNSNNNPGTATGASGGNPGQETEVQQQEDGKRLSAGSSPVEKRSSASDKSASPIDKRTSPVDRKDRSSPVDRRASPIERRNGSPCRSPSEKARRPYAPALEKTRLGGSGGSVDSRSGSASPDRGSANRGSGFLHRGGSDRSSVERLRISTNRDSLRSSKEMNDHDQKDADKDLVDGDARGDEDNEPPGPAPGSRPSSPANSLGIGDPVVASRLSNIHGGGHTELASARRLRLENERLVAEVARLRRLLLSGAARGEVGAEDAAMEEEARFVALEMELQHAKEALQALKTDRKRLKAEKFDLLNQMKALYGTLEDKERELRDFIRNYEQRMRENEATLGRLQQQGAGIPSEERERERERERWSLLRAARDEADRSLSLAASLADKEAALSHAHATIKELQRQLAERGGGGGICLSDQESLVSFPRGSVNGAATPGAGSSSGGGGGGGGCAVIPHVNSQPPLGITELGVSVGNAGGGVGAGGSSGGQAGDRGSCSADSGVRGSSDRESGGATSVGGNLSDSTTDGTPTITVEGSGLDMDSISVVSSVAPPHIYQSATTPKDCSPTLSPLNAFSRSMDNSSLSRSVEQLSSPLESEPRRNKQPPPVVAPAAHSRSSATRGGTWGSISRVFARSRHRKTANSTSAGSGSNEAADGFDPYRSWSPLTEEGYAEKLRLLREAASVPMERWRAPTVLAWLEVALGMPQYGPRCAENVKSGKVLLELSDAELEAGLGVTHPLHRKKLRLAIEEHRHPSHVRYPCIAQLGHTWVSSEWLPDLGLAQYSESFATNMVDARMLDHLSKKELEKLLGVTRKFHQASIVHGIHLLRMLNYDRQALAVRRHQCEQVDTDPLVWTNQRFIRWARNIDLTEYAENLKDSGVHGALVVLEPSFTGDTMATALGIPPAKHMIRRHLTAELEALVLPASCRGGAHRDP; from the exons GCAAAATTCCGCGTGATGGTGGAGGAGAACGCAGCGACCGGCGCCCGGCTCGACGGCGAGCTGGAGCGCGCCAGGGGCGAGTGCGCGACTCTTCGGGGTGAGTTGCGCGACGTCCGCGGCGCTCTGCCGATCGTACTGAACAACAACAATGCCGGCAACAACGGCGGCACCAACAGCAACAACAATCCCGGTACGGCGACCGGCGCCTCCGGTGGAAACCCCGGTCAGGAAACCGAGGTTCAGCAACAGGAGGACGGCAAGCGACTCAGCGCCGGCAGCAGCCCCGTCGAGAAGAGGAGCTCGGCCAGCGATAAATCCGCCAGTCCCATCGACAAGAGAACCAGTCCGGTAGACAGGAAGGACAGAAGCAGCCCCGTCGATCGGCGAGCCAGTCCCATAG AACGAAGGAATGGCTCGCCCTGCCGTAGCCCGAGCGAGAAGGCCCGTCGACCGTACGCCCCCGCTCTGGAGAAGACGCGGCTGGGTGGCTCCGGCGGCAGCGTGGATTCCCGATCTGGCAGCGCGAGCCCGGATCGGGGCTCGGCCAATCGGGGAAGCGGTTTCCTGCATCGCGGTGGCAGCGACCGTTCCAGCGTAGAACGGCTCCGGATATCGACTAATCGCGACTCCCTGCGATCCAGCAAGGAGATGAACGACCACGACCAGAAGGACGCCGATAAGGATCTGGTGGACGGTGACGCGCGTGGCGACGAGGACAATGAACCGCCCGGACCGGCACCGGGTAGCAGACCGTCGTCCCCGGCTAATTCCCTCG GAATTGGCGATCCAGTGGTGGCGTCCAGACTGTCCAACATTCATGGCGGCGGGCACACAGAATTGGCCAGCGCCAGAAGATTGCGACTGGAGAACGAGCGACTGGTGGCCGAGGTCGCGAGGTTGAGGAGGCTGTTGttgagcggcgcggcgcgcgGCGAGGTCGGCGCCGAGGACGCCGCGATGGAGGAGGAGGCCCGCTTCGTCGCCCTGGAAATGGAACTGCAGCACGCGAAGGAAGCGCTGCAGGCATTGAAGACCGACCGAAAGCGGCTCAAAGCGGAGAAGTTCGATCTGCTCAATCAGATGAAGGCGCTTTACGGCACCCTCGAGGACAAGGAGCGCGAACTGCGCGATTTTATACGAAATTACGAACAG CGGATGCGGGAGAACGAGGCGACCCTGGGACGTCTTCAGCAGCAAGGAGCCGGCATACCGTCAGAGGAACGTGAACGGGAAAGGGAGAGGGAACGCTGGAGTCTTTTAAGGGCGGCGAGGGACGAGGCCGATCGAAGCCTGAGCCTCGCGGCTAGTTTGGCGGACAAAGAAGCCGCCCTCTCGCACGCACACGCGACCATAAAAGAG CTGCAACGTCAGCTGGCGGaacgcggcggcggcggcgggaTCTGCCTGAGCGATCAGGAGTCCCTGGTATCGTTTCCACGAGGCAGCGTGAACGGCGCCGCGACTCCCGGTGCCGGGAGCAGcagcggcggtggcggcggtggtGGAGGCTGCGCTGTCATCCCCCACGTGAATTCACAGCCGCCGTTGGGCATCACCGAACTCGGCGTGTCCGTGGGAAACGCGGGCGGCGGTGTAGGTGCGGGAGGATCCTCTGGCGGTCAGGCCGGCGATCGCGGCAGCTGCAGCGCTGACAGCGGGGTCCGCGGGTCAAGCGACCGCGAAAGCGGTGGCGCGACCAGCGTCGGCGGAAATCTCTCGGACTCCACGACGGACG GCACGCCGACAATTACGGTCGAGGGCAGCGGTCTCGACATGGACAGCATCTCCGTGGTATCCTCCGTAGCACCACCCCATATATACCAAT CCGCGACCACGCCGAAGGATTGCAGTCCCACGTTATCGCCGCTAAACGCATTCTCAAGGTCCATGGACAATTCTTCGCTATCGCGATCCGTCGAGCAGCTATCCAGCCCGCTGGAATCCGAACCGAGGAGGAACAAGCAGCCGCCACCTGTCGTCGCACCTGCCGCGCATTCGCGATCATCCGCCACTCGCGGCGGCACATGGGGATCCATTTCAAG AGTGTTCGCCCGTTCGCGACATCGGAAGACGGCAAACAGCACCAGCGCCGGAAGCGGCAGCAACGAGGCCGCGGATGGCTTTGATCCATATCGATCGTGGTCGCCGCTGACCGAAGAGGGTTACGCCGAAAAACTTCGTTTGCTTCGTGAAGCGGCCTCCGTGCCTATGGAACGATGGCGAGCCCCGACTGTTTTAGCCTGGTTAGAGGTTGCTCTCGGGATGCCGCAGTATGGTCCACGATGCGCCGAGAATGTGAAATCGGGCAAG GTTTTACTCGAGTTAAGCGATGCCGAGCTAGAGGCCGGTTTAGGCGTGACGCATCCACTTCATCGAAAGAAGCTGCGCCTGGCCATCGAGGAACACCGGCATCCAAGCCACGTTCGGTACCCTTGCATCGCTCAACTCGGTCATACTTGGGTCAGCTCCGAATGGCTGCCGGATCTCGGCCTGGCCCAGTACTCGGAAAGTTTTGCCACCAACATGGTGGATGCACGTATGCTGGACCATCTGAGCAAAAAAGAGCTCGAGAAGCTTCTCGGAGTCACGAGGAAGTTTCATCAGGCGAGCATCGTTCACGGTATTCATCTGCTGCGAATGCTGAATTATGATCGACAG GCGCTCGCTGTCAGGAGACATCAATGCGAGCAGGTTGATACGGATCCTTTGGTCTGGACGAATCAAAGGTTCATTCGGTGGGCGAGGAATATCGATCTCACGGAATACGCCGAGAATTTGAAAG ACTCGGGTGTACACGGTGCCCTGGTTGTATTGGAACCGTCGTTCACTGGCGACACCATGGCCACCGCGTTGGGCATACCGCCGGCCAAGCATATGATTAGACGGCACCTAACCGCCGAATTGGAAGCGCTCGTTCTGCCAGCAAG TTGTCGTGGAGGAGCTCACAG GGATCCTTGA